A stretch of Acidovorax sp. DW039 DNA encodes these proteins:
- a CDS encoding fumarylacetoacetate hydrolase family protein: MTTTYLWTPPPVYSLPVRGRSERLPVHRLFFVGRNYHAHAVEMGRPVDKSVEVPFYFTKAPSTLVESGATVAYPPGTQNYHHEMELVLAIGAPGFRVSEANAPGLIYGYACGLDMTRRDLQLVARDKGRPWDLGKDVEQSSVVSEIVPMPQVVLGQGNLELSVNGTVRQKSDLSKLIWNIPELIADLSKFYHLQPGDLIFTGTPEGVGPVLAGDRIDGHIEGVGSIALHVGPAE; the protein is encoded by the coding sequence ATGACCACCACCTACCTCTGGACCCCACCCCCCGTGTATTCGCTGCCCGTGCGGGGCCGCAGCGAACGCTTGCCCGTCCACCGCCTGTTCTTTGTTGGCCGCAACTACCACGCGCATGCGGTCGAGATGGGGCGGCCCGTGGACAAGTCGGTCGAAGTGCCGTTCTATTTCACCAAGGCGCCGTCCACACTGGTCGAGTCGGGCGCCACCGTGGCCTACCCGCCCGGCACGCAAAACTACCACCACGAAATGGAACTGGTGTTGGCCATTGGCGCGCCCGGTTTTCGGGTGAGCGAGGCCAATGCGCCTGGCCTCATCTACGGCTACGCCTGCGGTCTGGACATGACGCGCCGCGACCTGCAACTGGTGGCGCGGGATAAGGGCCGCCCGTGGGACCTGGGCAAGGATGTGGAGCAGTCGTCCGTGGTCTCCGAGATCGTGCCCATGCCGCAGGTGGTGCTGGGCCAGGGCAACCTGGAGCTTTCGGTCAATGGCACGGTGCGCCAGAAGTCCGACCTGTCCAAGCTGATCTGGAACATCCCCGAGCTGATTGCCGACCTGTCCAAGTTCTACCACCTGCAGCCGGGCGACCTGATCTTTACCGGCACCCCCGAGGGCGTAGGCCCCGTGTTGGCAGGCGACCGTATCGACGGCCACATTGAGGGCGTGGGCAGCATCGCGCTCCACGTTGGCCCGGCGGAATAA
- a CDS encoding type II toxin-antitoxin system PrlF family antitoxin, giving the protein MPTALEAESTLTDRYQTTVPETVRRALRLGKRDKIHYAIQSTGEVVLTRAAAAEADPVIGQFLDFLARDIAVHPERLQRIDMGLVQRGRELTVGVKFDMDAPLSPEDE; this is encoded by the coding sequence ATGCCAACCGCACTTGAAGCAGAGTCCACTCTGACCGACCGCTACCAGACCACGGTTCCAGAAACCGTCCGCCGAGCGCTTCGCCTGGGTAAGCGCGACAAGATCCACTACGCGATCCAGTCCACTGGCGAGGTCGTCCTGACCCGCGCCGCTGCCGCAGAGGCGGACCCCGTCATCGGGCAGTTCCTGGATTTCCTGGCCCGCGATATCGCCGTGCACCCGGAACGTCTCCAGCGCATTGACATGGGCTTGGTGCAACGGGGGCGCGAGCTGACCGTTGGTGTGAAGTTCGACATGGATGCACCACTCTCACCAGAAGACGAATGA
- a CDS encoding tripartite tricarboxylate transporter substrate binding protein, producing MLTAIRSQFFKPALAFCALALVAAASLPRAVAQTFPAKPVRSVAPYSPGSGPDAVMRILSERLSRNWGQQLVIDNKPGANGFIAIGDAKRSAPDGYTLLQVDNTHMALQPHLFKQLPYEPTKDFEPVAPVYFTNFFVVVAANSPWKDVGDLIKAAKATPGDITYGSWGIGSVAHVGAAMLEAATGTKMMHVPYKDMGSVYTSVATGDIKWAFGTAATAGPMFQAKKVKFLALAAPQRLAGFTDIPTMGEAGGPAGFEVKTWVGLFAPAGTPKAAIEKINADVGKVLATPEVKERLATFGFEPYIGPPAELTKAIERDSRTFGEVVKRAKIALD from the coding sequence ATGCTGACCGCCATTCGTTCACAGTTTTTTAAACCCGCTCTGGCGTTTTGCGCGCTGGCCCTAGTGGCCGCCGCGAGCTTGCCCCGTGCCGTGGCGCAGACCTTCCCCGCCAAGCCCGTTCGCTCCGTTGCACCGTATTCACCCGGCAGCGGCCCCGATGCGGTGATGCGCATCCTCAGCGAGCGCCTGTCGCGCAACTGGGGACAGCAATTGGTCATCGACAACAAACCAGGGGCCAATGGTTTCATCGCTATCGGTGATGCCAAGCGCTCGGCGCCAGATGGCTACACGCTGCTGCAGGTGGACAATACGCACATGGCCTTGCAGCCGCATTTGTTCAAGCAATTGCCCTACGAGCCGACCAAAGATTTCGAGCCCGTCGCACCGGTGTATTTCACCAACTTCTTTGTGGTGGTGGCTGCAAATTCGCCGTGGAAGGATGTAGGTGACTTGATCAAGGCGGCCAAGGCTACTCCGGGCGACATTACTTACGGATCTTGGGGCATCGGCAGCGTAGCCCATGTGGGCGCGGCCATGCTCGAAGCAGCGACTGGCACGAAGATGATGCATGTGCCTTACAAAGACATGGGAAGTGTCTACACCTCGGTGGCCACGGGGGACATCAAGTGGGCGTTTGGCACGGCAGCGACGGCTGGGCCGATGTTCCAGGCCAAGAAGGTGAAGTTTCTGGCCCTGGCTGCGCCCCAGCGCCTGGCGGGCTTTACCGACATCCCGACCATGGGCGAAGCGGGCGGACCGGCCGGTTTTGAAGTGAAGACCTGGGTGGGCTTGTTTGCGCCGGCTGGCACGCCCAAGGCGGCCATCGAGAAGATCAATGCCGACGTAGGCAAAGTGCTGGCAACGCCAGAGGTCAAGGAGCGTCTTGCGACCTTTGGCTTTGAGCCGTACATCGGCCCTCCCGCGGAGCTTACCAAGGCCATCGAACGCGATTCGCGCACCTTCGGTGAAGTCGTCAAACGCGCCAAGATTGCCCTGGACTGA
- a CDS encoding aromatic ring-hydroxylating dioxygenase subunit alpha, with the protein MHECPVTLFPQQIRWETDGTSRIPFQTYTDEALYRRELDRLFYNGHWCYVGLEAEIPNAGDFKRTVIGERSVLLVRDKDASIHVVENVCAHRGMAFCRERHGNRESLTCPYHQWNYTLSGDLQGVPFRRGVKQDGKVNGGMPADFNPAEHGLTKLKVATRGGVVFASFDHSVEPLEEFLGPTILGYFDRLFNGRKLTILGYNRQRIPGNWKLMQENIKDPYHPGLLHTWFVTFGLWRADNKSQLLMDAQHRHAAMVSTRGAAGKAADVTQVSSFKAGMELNDPRFLDIAQEHWWAGPAPAASGEGAAAPSAAAPVPTAVMMTVFPSVIFQQQVNSVSTRHIQPDGKGAFDFVWTHFGFEDDSEEMTQRRLRQANLFGPAGFVSADDGEVIEWSQEGFETKPAHRTLAELGGREVGDTDHMVTETLIRGMYEYWRKVMEAEA; encoded by the coding sequence ATGCATGAATGCCCCGTCACCCTGTTTCCGCAGCAGATCCGCTGGGAGACAGACGGCACTAGCCGCATTCCCTTCCAGACCTATACCGATGAGGCGCTATACCGCAGGGAGCTGGACCGTTTGTTCTACAACGGGCACTGGTGCTATGTTGGCTTGGAAGCGGAGATTCCCAACGCGGGGGATTTCAAACGCACGGTGATTGGCGAGCGTTCGGTGCTGCTGGTGCGTGACAAGGATGCTTCGATCCACGTGGTGGAAAACGTCTGCGCCCACCGGGGCATGGCGTTTTGCCGCGAGCGGCATGGCAACCGCGAGAGCCTGACCTGCCCATATCACCAGTGGAACTACACCCTGTCGGGCGACTTGCAGGGCGTGCCGTTTCGGCGTGGTGTGAAGCAGGATGGCAAGGTCAATGGCGGCATGCCTGCAGACTTCAACCCGGCGGAGCATGGGCTGACCAAGCTCAAGGTGGCCACCCGTGGCGGCGTGGTGTTTGCGTCGTTTGACCACAGCGTGGAGCCGCTGGAGGAATTCCTGGGCCCCACCATCCTGGGGTACTTTGACCGGCTGTTCAATGGTCGCAAGCTCACCATCCTGGGCTACAACCGCCAGCGCATTCCGGGCAACTGGAAGCTGATGCAAGAGAACATCAAGGACCCGTACCACCCCGGCCTGCTGCACACCTGGTTCGTTACCTTTGGGCTCTGGCGTGCCGACAACAAGTCGCAACTGCTGATGGATGCGCAGCACCGCCATGCGGCCATGGTCTCGACTCGTGGCGCGGCGGGCAAGGCGGCGGATGTGACGCAGGTGTCCAGCTTCAAGGCGGGCATGGAGCTGAACGACCCGCGCTTTCTCGACATTGCGCAGGAGCACTGGTGGGCGGGGCCGGCCCCGGCGGCCAGCGGGGAGGGTGCTGCGGCGCCGAGCGCGGCGGCACCGGTGCCCACGGCGGTGATGATGACCGTGTTCCCCAGCGTGATTTTTCAGCAGCAGGTCAACAGCGTGTCCACGCGCCACATCCAGCCGGATGGCAAAGGCGCTTTTGATTTTGTGTGGACGCACTTTGGCTTTGAAGACGACAGCGAGGAGATGACGCAGCGCCGCCTGCGCCAGGCCAATCTGTTCGGCCCGGCGGGCTTTGTGTCGGCCGACGATGGCGAGGTGATCGAGTGGTCGCAAGAAGGCTTTGAGACCAAGCCCGCGCACCGCACGCTGGCCGAGCTGGGCGGGCGCGAGGTGGGCGACACGGACCACATGGTGACCGAGACGCTGATCCGGGGCATGTACGAATACTGGCGCAAGGTGATGGAGGCGGAGGCTTGA
- a CDS encoding DNA-binding protein, producing MQENSAENHALAYPAITAALRDLPVGAGRKEKTKLVARMLFLDFGIHPSAKVVLDFTRQGSMSDISRDLREFWEELRKRIRLELQVPVVPEQLQEAFSEALSKMWALSSEHAQQSLEVTRQECELQVHEAQGQVQAAQHECAKAWSQVEALGVQMAALQERLVAAEKRSEALVAEVSALEAKAQSWKDQAESAAAERKESETRFLQELEKERAERRVEAERFGGEINFAKRQIDTARQAEKDVREQLQMEKASKDAEVTTYRQRMNKTEEALIALRAEHAQANSQKAWLQDKVAELQERVKELAKAGSAKAPRAPRRAAIKRSKLR from the coding sequence ATGCAGGAAAACAGCGCTGAAAACCACGCCCTTGCTTACCCCGCCATCACCGCTGCGCTTCGCGATCTGCCTGTGGGCGCTGGCCGCAAGGAAAAAACGAAGCTGGTGGCCAGGATGCTTTTCTTGGACTTTGGTATCCACCCGTCTGCAAAGGTGGTGCTCGATTTCACGCGGCAAGGCTCCATGAGCGACATCAGTCGTGACCTCAGGGAGTTCTGGGAGGAGCTACGCAAGCGGATCCGGCTTGAGCTTCAGGTGCCAGTGGTACCCGAGCAGCTTCAAGAGGCATTCAGCGAGGCACTGAGCAAGATGTGGGCGTTGTCCAGTGAGCACGCGCAGCAGAGCCTGGAAGTCACTCGTCAGGAGTGCGAGCTGCAGGTGCATGAGGCGCAAGGTCAGGTGCAAGCTGCCCAGCACGAGTGCGCGAAGGCGTGGAGTCAGGTGGAGGCGCTGGGCGTTCAGATGGCGGCTTTGCAGGAACGGCTGGTTGCTGCCGAAAAACGCTCAGAAGCGCTGGTAGCCGAGGTCTCAGCACTTGAAGCCAAAGCCCAGAGCTGGAAGGACCAGGCCGAATCGGCTGCCGCAGAGCGCAAAGAATCCGAAACGAGGTTCCTCCAAGAGCTGGAGAAAGAACGCGCTGAGCGCCGTGTGGAGGCCGAGCGGTTTGGTGGGGAGATCAATTTTGCGAAGCGCCAGATCGATACGGCGCGACAGGCAGAGAAGGACGTGCGAGAGCAGCTGCAGATGGAAAAAGCCAGCAAGGACGCAGAGGTGACCACCTACCGCCAGCGCATGAACAAGACCGAGGAGGCGCTGATCGCTCTTCGTGCCGAGCATGCGCAAGCCAACAGCCAGAAGGCCTGGCTTCAAGACAAAGTGGCGGAACTGCAGGAGCGCGTCAAAGAGCTGGCCAAGGCGGGCTCAGCCAAGGCACCACGGGCGCCACGCCGTGCCGCCATCAAGCGATCAAAGTTGCGGTGA
- a CDS encoding HU family DNA-binding protein, translating to MGNDTMNRPELVELIASKNELSKSAANRVLDTLIETIQNTVKKGEAVQLIGFGTFKASKRAARTGKNPATGAAIKIPASTVPKFVAGAKFKAVVDPKAAKRKAAK from the coding sequence ATTGGCAACGACACCATGAATCGTCCAGAACTCGTTGAGTTAATTGCGTCCAAGAACGAACTGTCCAAGAGCGCCGCAAACCGGGTGCTGGACACCTTGATCGAGACCATTCAAAACACCGTCAAAAAAGGAGAAGCGGTGCAGTTGATCGGCTTTGGCACGTTCAAGGCAAGCAAGCGCGCTGCGCGCACCGGCAAAAACCCAGCCACTGGTGCCGCCATCAAGATCCCCGCATCCACGGTGCCCAAGTTCGTTGCAGGGGCCAAGTTCAAAGCTGTGGTGGACCCCAAGGCTGCCAAGCGCAAAGCAGCTAAGTAA
- a CDS encoding type II toxin-antitoxin system YhaV family toxin, producing the protein MSRIRHVGAGVPPSRLPKSSENSTPQPEVVIHGWTVFAHPLFLNQYEKLLQQVAELQAKDPTGYEKKNSAKRLAAIVSLAFDVIPQDPARPEYRQGNTLGDENKHWFRAKFFQQYRLFFRFHAPSKLIVLGWVNDADTKRAYESDSDACRVFKKMLASGHPPSDWEQLLVEARAQVARLRGSMGSAPR; encoded by the coding sequence ATGAGCCGCATCCGCCATGTGGGTGCGGGTGTTCCGCCGTCACGCCTGCCCAAGTCCTCAGAAAATTCGACACCGCAACCCGAGGTGGTTATCCATGGATGGACGGTCTTCGCGCACCCTCTGTTCCTTAATCAGTACGAGAAGCTGCTCCAGCAGGTTGCCGAACTGCAAGCGAAAGACCCGACGGGCTACGAGAAGAAGAATTCCGCAAAGAGGCTTGCAGCCATCGTCAGCCTGGCGTTTGATGTGATTCCGCAAGACCCGGCACGGCCTGAGTACCGGCAGGGCAACACGCTTGGCGATGAAAACAAGCACTGGTTCAGAGCCAAGTTCTTCCAGCAATATCGGCTGTTCTTCCGGTTCCACGCGCCCAGCAAGCTGATTGTCCTGGGCTGGGTCAACGATGCAGACACCAAGCGCGCATACGAGAGCGATTCTGATGCGTGTCGGGTGTTCAAGAAGATGCTGGCCAGTGGTCACCCACCGAGCGACTGGGAGCAGCTGCTGGTAGAAGCGCGTGCCCAGGTGGCACGGCTGCGCGGCAGCATGGGGAGCGCTCCACGCTGA
- a CDS encoding aromatic-ring-hydroxylating dioxygenase subunit beta, with amino-acid sequence MDFQTYFELNQLYARYARALDAADWEAWPEFFIDHCVYKLQPRENHERGFPLATLAFDSKGMLKDRVYGIRETLFHDPYYQRHVVGVPLVHKVDADGRIHCEANYAVLRTRLSKESTVFNVGRTLDEVVPTPEGLKFASRLVVYDSEMIPNSLIYPI; translated from the coding sequence ATGGACTTCCAGACCTACTTCGAACTGAACCAGCTCTACGCCCGCTACGCCCGCGCGCTCGACGCGGCGGACTGGGAGGCGTGGCCTGAATTTTTTATCGACCACTGCGTGTACAAGCTGCAGCCGCGCGAAAACCACGAGCGCGGGTTTCCGCTGGCCACGCTGGCGTTTGACAGCAAGGGCATGCTGAAAGACCGCGTCTACGGCATCCGCGAGACGCTGTTCCACGACCCCTACTACCAGCGCCATGTGGTGGGTGTGCCGCTGGTGCACAAGGTGGATGCCGATGGCCGCATCCACTGCGAGGCCAACTATGCGGTGCTGCGCACGCGCCTGTCGAAGGAATCGACGGTGTTCAACGTGGGGCGCACGCTGGATGAGGTGGTGCCCACGCCCGAGGGCCTGAAGTTCGCATCGCGCCTCGTCGTTTACGACAGCGAGATGATCCCCAACTCGCTGATCTACCCCATCTGA
- a CDS encoding helix-turn-helix domain-containing protein translates to MEKLLQSQQPVKEPRVPRSPDGFVFDDQALIAKRHELGLTQAQMAQLLGVSSLSVYKWETGSVHPRAKQLERLQEVLKMGPRQAMKAIRATTAEA, encoded by the coding sequence ATGGAAAAATTGCTCCAGAGCCAGCAGCCAGTCAAAGAGCCGCGCGTGCCCCGCTCTCCTGATGGTTTTGTTTTTGACGACCAAGCACTGATCGCCAAGCGTCATGAGCTGGGCCTCACGCAAGCCCAGATGGCGCAGTTGCTTGGGGTATCGAGCCTTTCTGTCTACAAGTGGGAAACCGGCTCCGTTCATCCTCGTGCCAAGCAGCTGGAGCGGCTGCAAGAGGTTTTGAAGATGGGCCCACGGCAAGCCATGAAAGCCATTCGCGCCACCACCGCTGAGGCATAG
- a CDS encoding FAD-dependent oxidoreductase, producing MLDERPAVGAAALPDGSAGVRPIHTIVIIGAGQAGGWAAQTLRSEGFTGRLVLVGDELHPPHERPPLSKAVLSGAALPTTTWLMKPDAFSALDVEWRPSTRVQRIDRTARQVLLADGETLPYDKVILCTGGRARQLDVPGTDQVQLHTLRTIEDAQALAPTLAPGRSVVVVGGGWIGLEVAATARQQGADVVVVETQSRLCERTVPVEISDYLLALHSAQGTRVLLGTGVRGFARAADGRSEVLLADGSVLACDTIVLGIGLVPNDELARAAGLACDGGVRVDAQCRTSDPDILAAGDVAVAPNPWAGRSLRLESWQNAQEQGMAAARSALGHAVDYQPLPWFWSDQYGMNLQIYGMPTPTHRVVQRGDAASGSFVLFYLAGDVVQAAIGANAARDLRFARRLIEQRKPVDTELLADPATPMSKL from the coding sequence ATGCTCGATGAGCGACCTGCGGTCGGAGCTGCCGCATTGCCGGATGGCAGTGCAGGCGTCCGTCCGATCCACACCATCGTAATCATTGGCGCGGGCCAGGCGGGCGGCTGGGCGGCGCAGACGCTGCGCAGCGAAGGCTTCACGGGCAGGCTGGTGCTTGTCGGTGACGAGTTGCATCCACCACACGAGCGGCCACCGCTGTCCAAGGCTGTGTTGTCGGGCGCGGCATTGCCCACGACAACTTGGCTCATGAAGCCCGATGCCTTTAGCGCACTGGACGTGGAATGGCGGCCCAGCACGCGAGTGCAACGCATTGACCGCACCGCCCGGCAGGTGCTGCTTGCGGATGGCGAAACATTGCCCTACGACAAGGTGATCCTATGCACGGGGGGGCGTGCACGTCAACTCGATGTGCCAGGTACCGACCAAGTGCAGCTGCACACGCTGCGCACTATTGAAGACGCGCAGGCACTAGCGCCCACCTTGGCCCCTGGCCGCAGCGTGGTGGTGGTTGGTGGCGGCTGGATTGGCCTAGAGGTGGCGGCTACGGCGCGCCAGCAGGGCGCCGACGTAGTGGTGGTCGAGACCCAGAGCCGCCTGTGCGAACGCACCGTGCCTGTCGAGATTTCTGACTATCTGCTGGCCTTGCACAGTGCGCAGGGCACGCGCGTGCTGCTGGGCACTGGCGTGCGGGGCTTTGCCCGTGCTGCAGATGGCCGCTCAGAGGTCTTGCTGGCCGATGGCAGTGTGTTGGCGTGCGACACCATCGTACTGGGCATTGGCCTGGTGCCCAACGACGAGCTGGCGCGCGCGGCGGGCCTGGCCTGCGATGGCGGCGTGCGGGTAGATGCCCAGTGCCGCACGTCCGACCCCGACATTCTGGCTGCGGGCGATGTGGCCGTAGCACCCAACCCGTGGGCGGGCCGGAGCCTGCGGCTGGAGTCGTGGCAGAACGCGCAGGAGCAGGGAATGGCCGCTGCGCGCTCGGCCCTGGGCCATGCCGTGGATTACCAGCCGCTGCCGTGGTTCTGGTCCGACCAGTACGGCATGAACTTGCAGATCTACGGCATGCCCACGCCTACGCACCGCGTGGTGCAGCGCGGCGATGCGGCCAGCGGCAGCTTTGTGCTGTTCTACCTGGCAGGCGATGTGGTGCAAGCAGCCATCGGCGCCAACGCTGCGCGTGATTTGCGGTTTGCCCGCCGCTTGATCGAGCAGCGCAAGCCGGTCGATACAGAGCTGCTTGCCGACCCGGCCACACCCATGTCCAAACTTTGA
- a CDS encoding cupin domain-containing protein, which produces MTTDLTPSPVRLHAVAGKGQPEPTPELEQLYRGFEQELLVPLWTQIGDLMPRQPQSKAVPHLWRWDRLKALAAQAGAIVPVGRGGERRAIALANPALGGRPFATPTLWAAIQYLMPGEDAPEHRHTQHAFRFVVEGEGVWTVVNGDAVRMSRGDFLPQAGWNWHAHHNAATEPMAWIDGLDIPFSYYTESQFFEVGREQLPPAERTTAERSYSERLWGHPGLRPVSMVQAQPATPLLAYRWVDTDRALADQLALEDEGQPGTLSPGHAAVRFTNPTTGADVLPTMRTEMHRVRAGGATRVQREVGSSVFQVFDGSGTVTVGERTWQVARGDLFVVPSWQPFSAQASAAGAIDLFRFSDAPIFEALHSHRAQVTV; this is translated from the coding sequence ATGACCACCGACCTCACACCTTCCCCCGTGCGGCTGCATGCCGTTGCGGGCAAGGGCCAGCCCGAGCCGACGCCCGAACTGGAGCAGCTGTACCGGGGCTTTGAGCAAGAGCTGCTGGTGCCGCTCTGGACGCAGATTGGCGACCTGATGCCCCGCCAGCCCCAATCCAAGGCCGTGCCCCATCTGTGGCGCTGGGACCGCTTGAAGGCCCTGGCCGCACAGGCGGGCGCCATCGTGCCCGTGGGCCGTGGCGGGGAGCGCCGTGCGATTGCGCTGGCCAACCCGGCGCTGGGTGGGCGCCCGTTTGCCACGCCCACGCTGTGGGCCGCCATTCAGTACCTGATGCCCGGCGAAGACGCGCCCGAGCACCGGCACACGCAGCACGCGTTTCGTTTTGTGGTGGAAGGCGAGGGCGTGTGGACGGTGGTGAATGGTGACGCCGTGCGTATGTCGCGGGGGGACTTTCTGCCGCAAGCCGGCTGGAACTGGCATGCCCACCACAACGCTGCCACCGAGCCCATGGCCTGGATCGACGGCCTGGACATTCCGTTTTCGTACTACACCGAGAGCCAGTTTTTTGAAGTGGGGCGCGAGCAGCTTCCTCCCGCTGAGCGCACCACCGCCGAGCGTTCATATTCCGAAAGGCTATGGGGCCACCCGGGCCTGCGCCCGGTGTCGATGGTGCAGGCGCAGCCCGCCACGCCCCTGCTGGCCTACCGCTGGGTGGACACCGACCGCGCGTTGGCCGATCAGCTCGCGCTGGAAGACGAAGGCCAGCCGGGCACGCTGAGCCCCGGGCATGCGGCGGTGCGCTTTACCAACCCCACCACCGGAGCCGATGTGCTGCCCACCATGCGGACCGAAATGCACCGCGTGCGCGCGGGCGGTGCAACGCGGGTTCAGCGTGAGGTGGGGTCGTCGGTGTTCCAGGTGTTTGACGGCAGCGGCACCGTCACGGTGGGCGAGCGCACTTGGCAGGTGGCGCGCGGCGACTTGTTTGTGGTGCCGTCGTGGCAGCCGTTCTCGGCCCAGGCGTCGGCCGCGGGCGCAATCGACCTGTTCCGTTTCAGTGATGCGCCGATTTTTGAGGCGCTGCACAGCCACCGTGCGCAAGTCACTGTTTGA
- the maiA gene encoding maleylacetoacetate isomerase → MKLYSFFRSGTSHRLRIALNLKGLAYDQVAVDLRREEHLGDAFKAINPQQLVPVLEVQERLMIQSPAIIEWLEERYPNPPLLPSDASDRAQVRALAAIVGCDIHPINNRRILEALRHRFSADEAAVNEWCGTWISAGFDAIEALLSKDPQRGDFCFGTAPTLADVYLVPQVESARRFKVDLARWPLIMAVDAACGQLDAFRKAAPSAQPDAS, encoded by the coding sequence ATGAAACTCTATTCCTTCTTTCGCAGCGGCACCTCTCACCGTTTGCGCATTGCACTCAACCTCAAGGGGCTGGCCTACGATCAGGTAGCGGTCGATTTACGGCGCGAGGAGCATCTGGGCGATGCCTTCAAGGCTATCAACCCGCAGCAGCTGGTGCCCGTGCTGGAGGTGCAAGAGCGCTTGATGATCCAGTCGCCCGCCATCATCGAATGGCTCGAAGAGCGCTATCCCAACCCGCCGCTGCTGCCCAGCGATGCCAGTGACCGCGCCCAGGTGCGCGCCCTGGCCGCCATCGTGGGTTGCGACATTCACCCCATCAACAACCGCCGCATTTTGGAGGCGCTGCGCCACCGCTTCAGTGCCGATGAGGCTGCTGTGAACGAATGGTGTGGAACTTGGATCAGCGCAGGCTTTGATGCCATTGAGGCGCTGCTGTCGAAGGACCCGCAGCGCGGTGATTTCTGCTTTGGTACCGCCCCCACGCTGGCCGATGTGTACCTGGTGCCGCAGGTGGAGAGTGCGCGCCGCTTCAAAGTAGACTTAGCACGCTGGCCGCTAATAATGGCAGTAGACGCGGCATGCGGGCAGTTGGACGCCTTTCGCAAAGCGGCGCCGAGCGCGCAACCCGATGCCAGCTAA
- a CDS encoding non-heme iron oxygenase ferredoxin subunit, whose product MTTMTTNWIDAAALDDVPEDDVMGLAVAGRDIALYGVGGEVFATDNLCTHGNARLCDGFLEGHEIECPLHQGKFDVRNGKPTCAPVTEPLRSYPVKIEGGRVWLALD is encoded by the coding sequence ATGACGACGATGACAACGAACTGGATTGACGCCGCAGCGCTGGACGATGTGCCCGAGGATGACGTGATGGGCCTGGCCGTGGCCGGGCGCGACATTGCGCTGTATGGCGTGGGCGGCGAGGTGTTTGCCACCGACAACCTGTGCACCCACGGCAATGCACGCTTGTGCGATGGTTTTTTGGAAGGGCACGAGATTGAATGCCCGCTGCACCAAGGCAAGTTTGATGTGCGCAACGGCAAACCCACCTGTGCGCCCGTCACCGAGCCGCTGCGCAGCTATCCCGTGAAGATCGAGGGCGGTCGCGTGTGGCTGGCCCTCGACTGA